From one Rosa rugosa chromosome 4, drRosRugo1.1, whole genome shotgun sequence genomic stretch:
- the LOC133742483 gene encoding monodehydroascorbate reductase, chloroplastic/mitochondrial isoform X2, whose amino-acid sequence MFSRFVLRARRMASTIANSLSFKLGVPLRPHPHTSASLGFTTFRRSYVVSSSAFANQNREYVIVGGGNAAGYAARTFVENGMADGRLAIVSKEAIAPYERPALTKAYLFPLDKKPARLPGFHTCVGSGGERQTPDWYKEKGIEMFYEDPVTNIDIEKQTLTTDSGKLLKYGSLIIATGCTASRLPEKIGGNLPGVHYIRDVADADALISSLEKAQKVVIVGGGYIGMEVAAAATGWKLDTTVIFPENHLMSRLFTPSLARRYEEFYKENGVKFLKGNSLKNIEAGSNGRVTHVKLEDGSNIEADAVIVGIGAKPAVGPFERVGLDSSVGGIQVDGLFRTSVPGIFAVGDVAAFPLKIYNRIARVEHVDHARRSAHHCIKALLTAQTHTYDYLPSFYSRVFEYEGSPRKIWWQFYGDNVGETVEVGNFDPKIATFWIDSGKLKGVLVESGSPEEFQLLPNLARSQPIVDKAKLQNASSVEEALAIVGSSV is encoded by the exons ATGTTCAGTCGTTTCG TACTTCGCGCTAGACGAATGGCCTCCACCATCGCCAACTCTCTCTCCTTCAAGCTCGGCGTTCCTCTCCGCCCTCATCCTCACACCTCCGCTTCACTCGGATTCACAACCTTCCGCCGAAGCTACGTCGTTTCGTCCTCTGCTTTCGCCAATCAAAACCGCGA GTATGTGATTGTTGGCGGTGGCAATGCGGCTGGCTACGCGGCTAGGACTTTCGTCGAAAATGGAATGGCCGATGGGCGCCTTGCTATTGTATCTAAAGAG GCTATTGCGCCTTATGAGCGTCCAGCTCTGACTAAAGCGTATCTGTTCCCATTAGATAAGAAGCCGGCTCGCTTACCT GGGTTTCATACTTGTGTTGGATCTGGTGGGGAGAGGCAAACACCTGACTGGTATAAAGAAAAAGGGATAGAG ATGTTCTATGAAGATCCGGTTACAAATATTGATATCGAAAAGCAAACCCTGACTACAGATTCAGGGAAACTGCTTAAGTATGGATCACTTATAATTGCTACAGGATGCACAGCCTCAAG ATTGCCAGAGAAAATAGGAGGAAACCTACCTGGTGTTCATTATATCCGGGATGTTGCCGATGCTGATGCACTTATATCATCGTTG GAGAAAGCACAGAAGGTGGTCATTGTCGGTGGTGGTTATATTGGTATGGAGGTTGCTGCAGCAGCTACTGGTTGGAAACTTGATACAACA gTCATATTTCCAGAGAACCATCTTATGTCAAGACTGTTTACTCCTTCACTTGCCCGGAGATATGAAGAATTCTACAAAGAGAATGGTGTTAAATTCTTAAAG GGTAACTCCCTAAAGAATATAGAAGCTGGTTCCAATGGACGTGTAACTCATGTTAAGCTTGAAGATGGATCTAATATAGAAGCAGACGCA GTAATTGTTGGTATAGGAGCAAAACCTGCTGTCGGTCCTTTTGAAAGGGTGGGTTTAGATTCCAGTGTTGGTGGTATACAG GTTGATGGTCTGTTCCGGACAAGTGTACCTGGAATCTTTGCAGTTGGAGATGTTGCAGCATTCCCATTGAAG ATCTACAATCGTATAGCACGGGTGGAACATGTAGATCATGCTCGTCGATCTGCCCACCATTGCATTAAAGCTCTACTGACTGCACAAACTCACAC ATATGATTATCTTCCATCTTTCTACTCGAGGGTATTTGAGTATGAAGGAAGCCCGAGGAAAATATGGTGGCAATTTTATGGGGACAATG TTGGAGAGACGGTTGAAGTTGGGAATTTTGATCCTAAGATTGCAACTTTCTGGATAGATTCTG GTAAACTGAAAGGTGTTCTCGTTGAAAGCGGAAGCCCTGAG GAATTCCAACTCCTTCCAAACCTTGCAAGGAGCCAGCCTATTGTTGATAAAGCCAAGCTTCAGAATGCATCTTCAGTTGAGGAGGCACTAGCCATTGTTGGGTCATCAGTATAG
- the LOC133742483 gene encoding monodehydroascorbate reductase, chloroplastic/mitochondrial isoform X1 encodes MSSSSSVLRARRMASTIANSLSFKLGVPLRPHPHTSASLGFTTFRRSYVVSSSAFANQNREYVIVGGGNAAGYAARTFVENGMADGRLAIVSKEAIAPYERPALTKAYLFPLDKKPARLPGFHTCVGSGGERQTPDWYKEKGIEMFYEDPVTNIDIEKQTLTTDSGKLLKYGSLIIATGCTASRLPEKIGGNLPGVHYIRDVADADALISSLEKAQKVVIVGGGYIGMEVAAAATGWKLDTTVIFPENHLMSRLFTPSLARRYEEFYKENGVKFLKGNSLKNIEAGSNGRVTHVKLEDGSNIEADAVIVGIGAKPAVGPFERVGLDSSVGGIQVDGLFRTSVPGIFAVGDVAAFPLKIYNRIARVEHVDHARRSAHHCIKALLTAQTHTYDYLPSFYSRVFEYEGSPRKIWWQFYGDNVGETVEVGNFDPKIATFWIDSGKLKGVLVESGSPEEFQLLPNLARSQPIVDKAKLQNASSVEEALAIVGSSV; translated from the exons atgtcttcttcttcttcag TACTTCGCGCTAGACGAATGGCCTCCACCATCGCCAACTCTCTCTCCTTCAAGCTCGGCGTTCCTCTCCGCCCTCATCCTCACACCTCCGCTTCACTCGGATTCACAACCTTCCGCCGAAGCTACGTCGTTTCGTCCTCTGCTTTCGCCAATCAAAACCGCGA GTATGTGATTGTTGGCGGTGGCAATGCGGCTGGCTACGCGGCTAGGACTTTCGTCGAAAATGGAATGGCCGATGGGCGCCTTGCTATTGTATCTAAAGAG GCTATTGCGCCTTATGAGCGTCCAGCTCTGACTAAAGCGTATCTGTTCCCATTAGATAAGAAGCCGGCTCGCTTACCT GGGTTTCATACTTGTGTTGGATCTGGTGGGGAGAGGCAAACACCTGACTGGTATAAAGAAAAAGGGATAGAG ATGTTCTATGAAGATCCGGTTACAAATATTGATATCGAAAAGCAAACCCTGACTACAGATTCAGGGAAACTGCTTAAGTATGGATCACTTATAATTGCTACAGGATGCACAGCCTCAAG ATTGCCAGAGAAAATAGGAGGAAACCTACCTGGTGTTCATTATATCCGGGATGTTGCCGATGCTGATGCACTTATATCATCGTTG GAGAAAGCACAGAAGGTGGTCATTGTCGGTGGTGGTTATATTGGTATGGAGGTTGCTGCAGCAGCTACTGGTTGGAAACTTGATACAACA gTCATATTTCCAGAGAACCATCTTATGTCAAGACTGTTTACTCCTTCACTTGCCCGGAGATATGAAGAATTCTACAAAGAGAATGGTGTTAAATTCTTAAAG GGTAACTCCCTAAAGAATATAGAAGCTGGTTCCAATGGACGTGTAACTCATGTTAAGCTTGAAGATGGATCTAATATAGAAGCAGACGCA GTAATTGTTGGTATAGGAGCAAAACCTGCTGTCGGTCCTTTTGAAAGGGTGGGTTTAGATTCCAGTGTTGGTGGTATACAG GTTGATGGTCTGTTCCGGACAAGTGTACCTGGAATCTTTGCAGTTGGAGATGTTGCAGCATTCCCATTGAAG ATCTACAATCGTATAGCACGGGTGGAACATGTAGATCATGCTCGTCGATCTGCCCACCATTGCATTAAAGCTCTACTGACTGCACAAACTCACAC ATATGATTATCTTCCATCTTTCTACTCGAGGGTATTTGAGTATGAAGGAAGCCCGAGGAAAATATGGTGGCAATTTTATGGGGACAATG TTGGAGAGACGGTTGAAGTTGGGAATTTTGATCCTAAGATTGCAACTTTCTGGATAGATTCTG GTAAACTGAAAGGTGTTCTCGTTGAAAGCGGAAGCCCTGAG GAATTCCAACTCCTTCCAAACCTTGCAAGGAGCCAGCCTATTGTTGATAAAGCCAAGCTTCAGAATGCATCTTCAGTTGAGGAGGCACTAGCCATTGTTGGGTCATCAGTATAG